A genomic segment from Mustela lutreola isolate mMusLut2 chromosome 15, mMusLut2.pri, whole genome shotgun sequence encodes:
- the GPATCH8 gene encoding G patch domain-containing protein 8 isoform X2 — MGMGRMEMELDYAEDATERRRVLEVEKEDTEELRQKYKDYVDKEKAIAKALEDLRANFYCELCDKQYQKHQEFDNHINSYDHAHKQRLKDLKQREFARNVSSRSRKDEKKQEKALRRLHELAEQRKQAECAPGSGPMFRPTTVAVDEEGGEDDKDESATNSGTSAAATCGLGSEFSTDKGGPFTAVQITNTTGLAQAPGLASQGISFGIKNNLGTPLQKLGVSFSFAKKAPVKLESIASVFKDHAEEGTSEDGTKADEKGSDQGLQKMGDSDGNSNLDGKKEDEDPQDGGSLASTLSKLKRMKREEGAGAAEPEYYHYIPPAHCKVKPNFPFLLFMRASEQMEGDNSIHPKNALESKKSSSPKPKGCIKVAASQGAEKTVDEVPEQQTATSITEPSEPGSKAETKKASGGDVSEQNVESPSQKGSENQICESNPSKETCQIIAAGKESQEGPKHPTGPFFPVLSKDESTALQWPSELLIFTKAEPSISYSCNPLYFDFKLSRNKDARTKGTEKPKDAGGSSKDHLQGLDAGEPNKTKEGGENVEHSSGGRMDAPASGSGCSSLNKQEPGGSHGSETEDTGRSLPSKKERSGKSHRHKKKKKHKKSSKHKRKHKPDPEEKSSKTESGEKSKKRKKRKRKKNKSSAPADSERGPKPEPPGSGSPAPPRRRRRAQDASQRRPLPAEEGGSGKKDEGGGGGDSQDHGGRKHRGEPLTASCQRRASAKRSCRSGHRSRPSSGDEDSDDASSHRLHQKSPSQYSEEEEEEEDSGSEHSRSRSRSGRHHSSHRSSRRSYSSSSDASSDQSCYSRQRSYSDDSYSDYSDRSRRHSKRSHDSDDSDYASSKHRSKRHKYSSSDDDYSLSCSPSRSRSRSHTRERSRSRGRSRSSSCSRSRSKRRSRSTTAHSWQRSRSYSRDRSRSTRSPSQRSGSRKGSWGHESPEERRSGRRDFIRSKIYRSQSPHYFRSGRGEGPGKKEDGRGDDGKGTGPPSQNSSVGAGRGLEGDCSPEDKNSVTAKLLLEKIQSRKVERKPSVSEEVLATPNKAGLKLKDPPQGYFGPKLPPSLGNKPVLPLIGKLPATRKPNTKKCEESGLERGEEQEQSETEEGPPGGSDAPFGHQFPSEETSGPLSDPPPEEPKSEEATADHPVAPLGTPVHSDCYSGDPTISHNYLPDPSDGDTLESLDSGSQPGPVESSLLPIAPDLEHFPSYAPPSGDPSIESADGAEDASLAPLESQPITFTPEEMEKYSKLQQAAQQHIQQQLLAKQVKAFPASAALAPATPALQPIHIQQPATASATSITTVQHAILQHHAAAAAAAIGIHPHPHPQPLAQVHHIPQPHLTPISLSHLTHSIIPGHPATFLTSHPIHIIPASAIHPGPFTFHPVPHAALYPTLLAPRPAAAAATALHLHPLLHPIFSGQDLQHPPSHGT; from the exons GATTATGTTGACAAAGAGAAGGCAATTGCCAAAGCATTGGAAGACCTCAGAGCCAACTTCTACTGTGAACTCTGTGATAAGCAGTATCAGAAACATCAGGAATTTGACAACCATATCAACTCCTATGAtcatgcacacaagcag AGATTGAAAGATCTTAAGCAGAGAGAGTTTGCTCGAAATGTCTCTTCAAGATCCCGTAAAGatgagaagaaacaggaaaaagccCTTCGGCGGCTCCATGAATTGgcagaacaaaggaaacaagcTGAATG TGCACCTGGAAGTGGTCCCATGTTCAGACCAACCACGGTGGCTGTAGATGAAGAAGGTGGAGAGGATGATAAAGATGAATCAGCTACAAACAGTGGCACAAGTGCTGCTGCCACTTGTGGCCTGGGATCTGAATTCTCCACAGATAAAGGAGGCCCTTTCACTGCAGTACAAATCACTAATACCACTGGACTGGCACAGGCCCCTGGGTTAGCCTCCCAAGGCATCAGCTTTGGCATCAAGAATAATTTAGGGACTCCACTACAAAAATTGGGAGTGTCATTTTCCTTTGCCAAGAAGGCTCCTGTCAAACTCGAATCAATAGCATCAGTTTTCAAGGACCATGCAGAGGAAGGGACTTCTGAAGATGGAACAAAAGCTGATGAGAAGGGTTCTGACCAAGGACTGCAGAAGATGGGAGACTCTGACGGTAACAGTAATCTTGATggtaaaaaagaagatgaagaccCTCAGGATGGAGGGTCCCTTGCCTCGACGTTATCtaagttaaaaagaatgaagcGAGAAGAAGGAGCTGGGGCTGCAGAGCCAGAGTATTACCACTACATTCCCCCAGCACACTGCAAAGTAAAACCAAATTTCCCCTTCCTACTCTTTATGAGAGCCAGTGAACAAATGGAAGGTGATAATAGTATACACCCAAAGAATGCCCTAGAGAGCAAAAAAAGCAGTTCTCCCAAGCCTAAAGGCTGTATCAAGGTCGCAGCAAGCCAAGGAGCAGAGAAGACAGTTGATGAAGTCCCCGAGCAACAGACGGCAACCAGCATCACAGAGCCCTCAGAGCCTGGAAGCAAAGCTGAGACAAAAAAGGCCTCGGGAGGGGATGTAAGTGAGCAGAATGTAGAGAGTCCAAGTCAGAAGGGTTCAGAGAACCAAATATGCGAGTCGAACCCTTCTAAAGAAACCTGTCAGATCATCGCAGCAGGGAAAGAAAGCCAGGAGGGACCCAAACATCCTACTGGTCCCTTCTTTCCGGTTTTGAGCAAAGATGAAAGCACTGCCCTCCAGTGGCCATCAGAACTCTTAATTTTTACCAAGGCAGAACCCTCCATTTCATACAGTTGTAACCCTTTATACTTTGACTTTAAACTTTCAAGGAACAAAGATGCCAGAACTAAAGGGACAGAAAAACCAAAGGATGCAGGAGGCTCCTCAAAGGACCATCTCCAAGGCCTTGATGCTGGTGAGCCAAATAAAACCAAGGAGGGGGGAGAGAATGTAGAACATTCCTCGGGAGGCAGAATGGATGCACCTGCTTCAGGGTCTGGCTGTAGCAGTCTGAATAAGCAGGAACCTGGGGGAAGCCATGGGTCAGAGACAGAGGACACAGGGAGGAGCCTTCCTAGCAAGAAAGAACGGTCTGGGAAGTCCCACcgacacaaaaagaaaaagaagcacaaaAAGTCAAGCAAACACAAACGGAAACACAAGCCTGACCCAGAAGAGAAAAGCTCTAAGACAGAGTCTGGGGAAAAGTCTAAGAAGCGCAAGAAACGAAAACGAAAGAAGAATAAGTCATCAGCTCCGGCAGATTCTGAACGGGGACCCAAACCAGAACCCCCTGGGAGTGGTAGCCCTGCACCGCCCAGACGACGGCGGCGAGCTCAAGACGCTTCCCAGCGGAGGCCCCTCCCAGCTGAAGAGGGGGGCAGTGGCAAAAAGGAtgaaggtgggggtggtggcGACTCGCAGGATCACGGTGGCCGGAAACACAGAGGTGAGCCTCTGACTGCATCCTGCCAGCGAAGAGCTAGCGCCAAACGGAGCTGCCGGTCCGGCCACCGGAGTCGCCCCAGTAGTGGAGATGAGGACAGTGATGACGCTTCATCGCACCGGCTACACCAAAAGTCTCCATCCCAGTACagcgaggaggaggaagaggaggaagactcAGGCAGTGAGCATTCCCGTAGCCGCTCCCGGTCGGGCCGACACCATTCCTCACACCGTTCTTCCCGGCGTTCTTACTCAAGTAGCTCAGATGCTTCTTCAGACCAGAGCTGCTACAGTAGACAGCGCAGCTACTCTGATGACAGCTACAGCGACTATAGTGACCGATCTCGAAGGCACTCCAAGCGCTCCCATGACTCTGACGACTCCGACTACGCCAGCTCCAAGCACCGGTCCAAACGGCACAAATACTCCTCTTCCGATGATGACTACAGCCTCAGTTGCAGCCCGTCCCGGAGCCGCTCTCGGAGTCACACCAGGGAGCGCTCGCGGTCCCGGGGCCGCAGCCGCAGCAGCAGCTGTAGCCGCAGCCGGAGCAAGCGGAGAAGCCGCAGCACCACGGCCCACAGCTGGCAGCGGAGCCGAAGCTACAGCCGTGACCGCAGCCGCAGCACCAGGAGCCCTTCCCAGAGATCGGGTTCCAGGAAGGGGTCATGGGGTCACGAAAGCCCCGAGGAAAGACGTTCTGGTCGTCGAGACTTCATCCGCTCTAAAATCTACCGCTCCCAGTCTCCCCACTATTTTCGATCAGGCCGGGGAGAAGGTCCCGGGAAGAaagaagatggcagaggagaCGATGGCAAAGGGACAGGCCCACCGTCCCAGAACAGCAGTGTTGGTGCAGGAAGGGGGTTAGAAGGTGACTGTAGCCCCGAAGACAAGAACTCTGTCACTGCCAAGCTGCTGCTGGAGAAGATCCAGTCAAGGAAAGTAGAGAGGAAACCTAGTGTGAGCGAGGAGGTGCTGGCCACCCCTAATAAAGCCGGGCTCAAACTCAAGGACCCCCCACAAGGTTACTTTGGGCCCAAGCTCCCCCCGTCTCTTGGCAATAAGCCTGTCCTTCCACTGATAGGGAAGCTCCCAGCTACCCGAAAGCCCAACACCAAGAAATGTGAAGAGTCTGGCTTAGAAAGAGGGGAAGAGCAAGAACAGTCAGAGACAGAAGAAGGGCCTCCAGGGGGTAGCGATGCCCCATTTGGACATCAGTTCCCTTCAGAGGAAACATCTGGCCCCTTATCAGACCCACCCCCAGAAGAGCCAAAGTCTGAGGAAGCTACTGCTGATCACCCTGTGGCTCCACTAGGCACCCCAGTGCACTCGGACTGCTATTCCGGGGACCCCACCATCTCCCATAACTACCTCCCTGACCCCAGCGACGGGGACACCCTAGAGTCCTTGGATAGTGGCAGTCAGCCAGGCCCTGTGGAATCCAGCTTGCTGCCTATAGCGCCAGACCTTGAGCACTTCCCCAGTTATGCACCTCCCAGTGGGGATCCTAGTATTGAGTCGGCTGATGGGGCTGAGGATGCTTCTCTGGCCCCACTGGAGAGCCAGCCCATCACTTTCACCCCCGAGGAGATGGAGAAGTACAGCAAGCTCCAGCAAGCCGCACAGCAGCACATCCAGCAGCAGCTTCTGGCTAAGCAAGTGAAGGCCTTCCCCGCCTCGGCTGCCCTGGCCCCAGCCACTCCGGCCCTGCAGCCCATCCACATCCAGCAGCCAGCCACAGCCTCTGCCACCTCCATCACGACTGTCCAGCATGCCATCCTGCAGCATCACGCGGCGGCAGCTGCTGCTGCCATTGGAATCCACCCCCACCCGCATCCCCAGCCACTTGCCCAAGTACATCATATTCCCCAGCCCCACCTAACCCCCATTTCCTTGTCCCACCTCACTCACTCAATCATCCCTGGTCACCCTGCCACCTTTCTCACTAGCCATCCCATCCATATCATTCCCGCCTCAGCCATTCATCCTGGGCCCTTCACCTTCCATCCTGTCCCGCATGCCGCCCTCTACCCTACCCTGCTTGCTCCACGGCCTGCTGCGGCAGCTGCCACCGCCCTCCATCTTCACCCACTACTTCACCCCATCTTCTCAGGTCAGGACCTGCAGCACCCGCCTAGCCATGGCACATGA
- the GPATCH8 gene encoding G patch domain-containing protein 8 isoform X1 produces MADRFSRFNEDRDFQGNHFDQYEEGHLEIEQASLDKPIESDNIGHRLLQKHGWKLGQGLGKSLQGRTDPIPIVVKYDVMGMGRMEMELDYAEDATERRRVLEVEKEDTEELRQKYKDYVDKEKAIAKALEDLRANFYCELCDKQYQKHQEFDNHINSYDHAHKQRLKDLKQREFARNVSSRSRKDEKKQEKALRRLHELAEQRKQAECAPGSGPMFRPTTVAVDEEGGEDDKDESATNSGTSAAATCGLGSEFSTDKGGPFTAVQITNTTGLAQAPGLASQGISFGIKNNLGTPLQKLGVSFSFAKKAPVKLESIASVFKDHAEEGTSEDGTKADEKGSDQGLQKMGDSDGNSNLDGKKEDEDPQDGGSLASTLSKLKRMKREEGAGAAEPEYYHYIPPAHCKVKPNFPFLLFMRASEQMEGDNSIHPKNALESKKSSSPKPKGCIKVAASQGAEKTVDEVPEQQTATSITEPSEPGSKAETKKASGGDVSEQNVESPSQKGSENQICESNPSKETCQIIAAGKESQEGPKHPTGPFFPVLSKDESTALQWPSELLIFTKAEPSISYSCNPLYFDFKLSRNKDARTKGTEKPKDAGGSSKDHLQGLDAGEPNKTKEGGENVEHSSGGRMDAPASGSGCSSLNKQEPGGSHGSETEDTGRSLPSKKERSGKSHRHKKKKKHKKSSKHKRKHKPDPEEKSSKTESGEKSKKRKKRKRKKNKSSAPADSERGPKPEPPGSGSPAPPRRRRRAQDASQRRPLPAEEGGSGKKDEGGGGGDSQDHGGRKHRGEPLTASCQRRASAKRSCRSGHRSRPSSGDEDSDDASSHRLHQKSPSQYSEEEEEEEDSGSEHSRSRSRSGRHHSSHRSSRRSYSSSSDASSDQSCYSRQRSYSDDSYSDYSDRSRRHSKRSHDSDDSDYASSKHRSKRHKYSSSDDDYSLSCSPSRSRSRSHTRERSRSRGRSRSSSCSRSRSKRRSRSTTAHSWQRSRSYSRDRSRSTRSPSQRSGSRKGSWGHESPEERRSGRRDFIRSKIYRSQSPHYFRSGRGEGPGKKEDGRGDDGKGTGPPSQNSSVGAGRGLEGDCSPEDKNSVTAKLLLEKIQSRKVERKPSVSEEVLATPNKAGLKLKDPPQGYFGPKLPPSLGNKPVLPLIGKLPATRKPNTKKCEESGLERGEEQEQSETEEGPPGGSDAPFGHQFPSEETSGPLSDPPPEEPKSEEATADHPVAPLGTPVHSDCYSGDPTISHNYLPDPSDGDTLESLDSGSQPGPVESSLLPIAPDLEHFPSYAPPSGDPSIESADGAEDASLAPLESQPITFTPEEMEKYSKLQQAAQQHIQQQLLAKQVKAFPASAALAPATPALQPIHIQQPATASATSITTVQHAILQHHAAAAAAAIGIHPHPHPQPLAQVHHIPQPHLTPISLSHLTHSIIPGHPATFLTSHPIHIIPASAIHPGPFTFHPVPHAALYPTLLAPRPAAAAATALHLHPLLHPIFSGQDLQHPPSHGT; encoded by the exons GATTATGTTGACAAAGAGAAGGCAATTGCCAAAGCATTGGAAGACCTCAGAGCCAACTTCTACTGTGAACTCTGTGATAAGCAGTATCAGAAACATCAGGAATTTGACAACCATATCAACTCCTATGAtcatgcacacaagcag AGATTGAAAGATCTTAAGCAGAGAGAGTTTGCTCGAAATGTCTCTTCAAGATCCCGTAAAGatgagaagaaacaggaaaaagccCTTCGGCGGCTCCATGAATTGgcagaacaaaggaaacaagcTGAATG TGCACCTGGAAGTGGTCCCATGTTCAGACCAACCACGGTGGCTGTAGATGAAGAAGGTGGAGAGGATGATAAAGATGAATCAGCTACAAACAGTGGCACAAGTGCTGCTGCCACTTGTGGCCTGGGATCTGAATTCTCCACAGATAAAGGAGGCCCTTTCACTGCAGTACAAATCACTAATACCACTGGACTGGCACAGGCCCCTGGGTTAGCCTCCCAAGGCATCAGCTTTGGCATCAAGAATAATTTAGGGACTCCACTACAAAAATTGGGAGTGTCATTTTCCTTTGCCAAGAAGGCTCCTGTCAAACTCGAATCAATAGCATCAGTTTTCAAGGACCATGCAGAGGAAGGGACTTCTGAAGATGGAACAAAAGCTGATGAGAAGGGTTCTGACCAAGGACTGCAGAAGATGGGAGACTCTGACGGTAACAGTAATCTTGATggtaaaaaagaagatgaagaccCTCAGGATGGAGGGTCCCTTGCCTCGACGTTATCtaagttaaaaagaatgaagcGAGAAGAAGGAGCTGGGGCTGCAGAGCCAGAGTATTACCACTACATTCCCCCAGCACACTGCAAAGTAAAACCAAATTTCCCCTTCCTACTCTTTATGAGAGCCAGTGAACAAATGGAAGGTGATAATAGTATACACCCAAAGAATGCCCTAGAGAGCAAAAAAAGCAGTTCTCCCAAGCCTAAAGGCTGTATCAAGGTCGCAGCAAGCCAAGGAGCAGAGAAGACAGTTGATGAAGTCCCCGAGCAACAGACGGCAACCAGCATCACAGAGCCCTCAGAGCCTGGAAGCAAAGCTGAGACAAAAAAGGCCTCGGGAGGGGATGTAAGTGAGCAGAATGTAGAGAGTCCAAGTCAGAAGGGTTCAGAGAACCAAATATGCGAGTCGAACCCTTCTAAAGAAACCTGTCAGATCATCGCAGCAGGGAAAGAAAGCCAGGAGGGACCCAAACATCCTACTGGTCCCTTCTTTCCGGTTTTGAGCAAAGATGAAAGCACTGCCCTCCAGTGGCCATCAGAACTCTTAATTTTTACCAAGGCAGAACCCTCCATTTCATACAGTTGTAACCCTTTATACTTTGACTTTAAACTTTCAAGGAACAAAGATGCCAGAACTAAAGGGACAGAAAAACCAAAGGATGCAGGAGGCTCCTCAAAGGACCATCTCCAAGGCCTTGATGCTGGTGAGCCAAATAAAACCAAGGAGGGGGGAGAGAATGTAGAACATTCCTCGGGAGGCAGAATGGATGCACCTGCTTCAGGGTCTGGCTGTAGCAGTCTGAATAAGCAGGAACCTGGGGGAAGCCATGGGTCAGAGACAGAGGACACAGGGAGGAGCCTTCCTAGCAAGAAAGAACGGTCTGGGAAGTCCCACcgacacaaaaagaaaaagaagcacaaaAAGTCAAGCAAACACAAACGGAAACACAAGCCTGACCCAGAAGAGAAAAGCTCTAAGACAGAGTCTGGGGAAAAGTCTAAGAAGCGCAAGAAACGAAAACGAAAGAAGAATAAGTCATCAGCTCCGGCAGATTCTGAACGGGGACCCAAACCAGAACCCCCTGGGAGTGGTAGCCCTGCACCGCCCAGACGACGGCGGCGAGCTCAAGACGCTTCCCAGCGGAGGCCCCTCCCAGCTGAAGAGGGGGGCAGTGGCAAAAAGGAtgaaggtgggggtggtggcGACTCGCAGGATCACGGTGGCCGGAAACACAGAGGTGAGCCTCTGACTGCATCCTGCCAGCGAAGAGCTAGCGCCAAACGGAGCTGCCGGTCCGGCCACCGGAGTCGCCCCAGTAGTGGAGATGAGGACAGTGATGACGCTTCATCGCACCGGCTACACCAAAAGTCTCCATCCCAGTACagcgaggaggaggaagaggaggaagactcAGGCAGTGAGCATTCCCGTAGCCGCTCCCGGTCGGGCCGACACCATTCCTCACACCGTTCTTCCCGGCGTTCTTACTCAAGTAGCTCAGATGCTTCTTCAGACCAGAGCTGCTACAGTAGACAGCGCAGCTACTCTGATGACAGCTACAGCGACTATAGTGACCGATCTCGAAGGCACTCCAAGCGCTCCCATGACTCTGACGACTCCGACTACGCCAGCTCCAAGCACCGGTCCAAACGGCACAAATACTCCTCTTCCGATGATGACTACAGCCTCAGTTGCAGCCCGTCCCGGAGCCGCTCTCGGAGTCACACCAGGGAGCGCTCGCGGTCCCGGGGCCGCAGCCGCAGCAGCAGCTGTAGCCGCAGCCGGAGCAAGCGGAGAAGCCGCAGCACCACGGCCCACAGCTGGCAGCGGAGCCGAAGCTACAGCCGTGACCGCAGCCGCAGCACCAGGAGCCCTTCCCAGAGATCGGGTTCCAGGAAGGGGTCATGGGGTCACGAAAGCCCCGAGGAAAGACGTTCTGGTCGTCGAGACTTCATCCGCTCTAAAATCTACCGCTCCCAGTCTCCCCACTATTTTCGATCAGGCCGGGGAGAAGGTCCCGGGAAGAaagaagatggcagaggagaCGATGGCAAAGGGACAGGCCCACCGTCCCAGAACAGCAGTGTTGGTGCAGGAAGGGGGTTAGAAGGTGACTGTAGCCCCGAAGACAAGAACTCTGTCACTGCCAAGCTGCTGCTGGAGAAGATCCAGTCAAGGAAAGTAGAGAGGAAACCTAGTGTGAGCGAGGAGGTGCTGGCCACCCCTAATAAAGCCGGGCTCAAACTCAAGGACCCCCCACAAGGTTACTTTGGGCCCAAGCTCCCCCCGTCTCTTGGCAATAAGCCTGTCCTTCCACTGATAGGGAAGCTCCCAGCTACCCGAAAGCCCAACACCAAGAAATGTGAAGAGTCTGGCTTAGAAAGAGGGGAAGAGCAAGAACAGTCAGAGACAGAAGAAGGGCCTCCAGGGGGTAGCGATGCCCCATTTGGACATCAGTTCCCTTCAGAGGAAACATCTGGCCCCTTATCAGACCCACCCCCAGAAGAGCCAAAGTCTGAGGAAGCTACTGCTGATCACCCTGTGGCTCCACTAGGCACCCCAGTGCACTCGGACTGCTATTCCGGGGACCCCACCATCTCCCATAACTACCTCCCTGACCCCAGCGACGGGGACACCCTAGAGTCCTTGGATAGTGGCAGTCAGCCAGGCCCTGTGGAATCCAGCTTGCTGCCTATAGCGCCAGACCTTGAGCACTTCCCCAGTTATGCACCTCCCAGTGGGGATCCTAGTATTGAGTCGGCTGATGGGGCTGAGGATGCTTCTCTGGCCCCACTGGAGAGCCAGCCCATCACTTTCACCCCCGAGGAGATGGAGAAGTACAGCAAGCTCCAGCAAGCCGCACAGCAGCACATCCAGCAGCAGCTTCTGGCTAAGCAAGTGAAGGCCTTCCCCGCCTCGGCTGCCCTGGCCCCAGCCACTCCGGCCCTGCAGCCCATCCACATCCAGCAGCCAGCCACAGCCTCTGCCACCTCCATCACGACTGTCCAGCATGCCATCCTGCAGCATCACGCGGCGGCAGCTGCTGCTGCCATTGGAATCCACCCCCACCCGCATCCCCAGCCACTTGCCCAAGTACATCATATTCCCCAGCCCCACCTAACCCCCATTTCCTTGTCCCACCTCACTCACTCAATCATCCCTGGTCACCCTGCCACCTTTCTCACTAGCCATCCCATCCATATCATTCCCGCCTCAGCCATTCATCCTGGGCCCTTCACCTTCCATCCTGTCCCGCATGCCGCCCTCTACCCTACCCTGCTTGCTCCACGGCCTGCTGCGGCAGCTGCCACCGCCCTCCATCTTCACCCACTACTTCACCCCATCTTCTCAGGTCAGGACCTGCAGCACCCGCCTAGCCATGGCACATGA